GACTTTGTGGAGTTCTTGAATGTCTTTGTGGAGGAACTtatatttgattaaaagaattttacGTGTTATAAAGTTGTTTCTTGTGTTATTTGGAGTTATATCTATATTTGCTTTTTAAGTGACAAGAATTAACTCTCCGGATACTGGGCGTTATAGATGAGTACATGGTTCTTTGACCATGTATTAAGATCTACCGAGTTCTATGTGAAGAACAACTTTCACATTGTTAATATAGAATTATTTGATTTACCGAACAAATTTAATTCTCTCGTAGAGCAAGTTCTATCTGGTAAAGATGATGGAGagtaaaaatattgtttttctaATGTAACTGGTGAAAATAAACTCGTAGACAACAGtgagaaacaaaacaataattactaTAACATGTGACCCTGCAGCAGAGCGGCCAAAGGAAGGGGAGGCAAGAAGAATCTCTGCTCTGCAGCTGAGTCATGAGCTTGAGAGTTCTGGAGAGAGATGAGGTGGTGCACCACCTATCTATAAATCAttgtgtacatatatatatctctcatGTCATGTCTAACTTCTGCTGGTTTCGTTTCGTCTCTTTGCTCTATCCtattatatattcatatttttgcggaaaaaatatttagaaatgttCTGGGGTTGGGACTTCAGACAAGGGTTTTGGACTTGTTTGGCGATGGATTTTCTGTGGATCCATGATCCTTCCATATAACTCAACTACTTCTCCCTCCTCCTTTGTTGAATGCCCCATGCTGTCAATTTTCTAGTGAACAGTCAATCTGTGAGTGCAGAAGAGGTACATAACATTGGGACTTACTTGTTCACTTTTCATGAGAAACACAATGCAATGGATATAATCGAGAAAGTGGCCCCCAATGGCACATGGGATCAACTTTTACAgcagaaattcaaaaaaaaatagtttcacTTTTGGGTGTGTCTTGGATCATTCTCGCTTGAGAAtggaatatatattttcataggCTGCCTTTTTCCACACGCTCATCCTTCAGAATTGTTAGCTTCTGCATGGGAAACCATAGATTCCACTCATGTTATGAATTCTTCAAAGACCAACGAAGAAAAAGTTCATCTCATTACACCACCAAATAGTGGAATGGATATGGAAGGGGGGAGAGTCTGCATTCACTgtccaaaatataaaaagtaacaATCAAACCGGATCCAATGTAACCTTTTGAAGCAGCATTTGTATGAAAAAGTCTTAAGAATTACCTAAGCAGGGCCTACAGTTTACCTTTCGCTGTTAACGCATgcatttttttacataaatgcCGTACACAAAGCCGCAAGGTGAGCAATGCCCACTTTAGGACCAAGCTCCGATGGAGCTAGAAAAGCCTCCAGTTCATATGTAAGTTGAGACATTCTTTCCAAGTTGGCAAATGAAAGGTATTTTGGAGTCTTGAGACATCAAGCATGGGGCATTGCAACCCACACCATACTgcccaaaaataatttctcGAGAATGGAGGGAGTactttactttttctttatatattattattcaggTCGGCTGCAATGGTACAGCCGCAAAGACTTTCCAGTGGGAGAGGTATTTAGGTCGGCTGCGATAATATTGTAGTAGCAAAGCAAAGGCTATTTCGattgagaaaataattattcaCTACGAAATAAAAAGTATAATCTTTAAATATTGTCATTCTCAATAATTATCACGTTTAAATGACATCTCTCTCCGAAAGAGAGACGCACATTTGTCTCATTGTCCGTCACCATTAAAGCAAAATTGTATtatgctattttattttctgcCTTTTTGTCTATATCATATGATTCATATCCATCGTATTTGTAGCCATcttttccaatatatatatatatatatatatccttccTTTTCCAAAAGAGACGAGGAGATTCTCGGTTTCTCAGCCTCAAGATAAAACTGCAAAACTCGATCGTTCAGGGTATTAGAAATCAGTCGTCCGCTACCCTATCCCCTGTTTGTGGACGTACGAAAGAGAGATTCACTACAAAACAACAAGAAGATATTTTCTGGGAGAGCTTCTATTTTCCCAGCTTTTCTCAGCAACATTCAAGGTGTgtaagaaagaaaggaaaacgtACGTGGCTTGCTAcagatgaaagaaaaagaggggAGAGGATAACAAGTACGACAAAACACCTTATTAAAGCAGTAGGCACTGGTAACAAAATATGGTGGTGGAAATTAATTACAGATGTATATTGTCCAAAAGTTATATTAATGTCTAGTGGCACCAACGTACGACAACCAACACTAAGTACAAACGAGAACCCCCCAAAACAATCTTAAAACCCATTAAACTACATTCATAACTAcggttcaacaaaataaaaattgctaTATAAACAACTGTTACATCTCACTCATCGTGACCCATCTTCAGGATCCAGTGGGGAATTCGCATTTACCAAACCCTGCAAAGAGCGCAAATACCCTTTTTAGCCAgagtaaaaaatagaaaagtaaaagcaaaTGCCACGAGAAAGAAAGCTCAATGATATTGAAGCccaaaaaccaaagaaaaaacacatctttgacagTTTttggcttctctctctctttaggGACAACTTGGGACAACTTTCACAGCTCACTCCTTACCGTCTGTAAAAGGTACACATTACGATGACACGGTAACCTGCATCCCAGATTTTTACAAGAAAAAGATCTCTTTTTGCtccaattttgaaaatttaagtgAGATAGATGAAAAAACATATACTTTCTCGAGCAATACCATTATCTAACGATCCAATGACATTCTATAATGCaaatattgaagaaaataataatattaattgcaTCAAAATTTTCCAAGATTCGACGATAAAAACTGTAATAATTAGAGGAATAGATAGAATACGTACTGGGTGGCTGCGTGACCACGTACGCCGCGCCACCAAAGTAGCAAGAACCGCCCGCACGGCCCTTCCTCTGGTAATAACTGTTGAAGGCGAACGAGGCGTGGGCGTTAAGCGTGTTCGGATCGTAACACGTGGAACCCGGCTGGATCGGCCGGCAGTCGGCCCCACCCTCGCCACAAGCAAAATCTAGAGCCGCCTGCAGCTTCTCCTTCCCGACCTCACCCTTCGCCACGCACCAAGTATTCCCCGCCGAATTCGTCGACACTCCTCCTGTTCTGCCGCTTACCGGTGGGGTCGTCATTCGTTCTTTGCCGGGTATTGGTGACCGGTTGTCGTGGTAATTCTTCAACCCCTCCACGGTGAATGGTATGTCGTAGACTTTCTGCTCGTCCGGGTAGAAAAGCCCGTAGTTTCGCTCCGACGTGGGACCGTTCTTCTGGTTCTCGTTGAACAGAGCGAAGAGATAGACGGTCAGATCCGCTTTGGGTCTCAATGGAGTTCCTCCACCAGTCAGGATCCTGCGGACCAGGTTTCCATTGTAAGCAGCGGCGTTCTGCATAGATGCGCCTATCTCGTTCTCATCCCCGTCGGAAGGCCAACCTGTCTCCGTTACGACCAGTTTGATGTCGTCGTACTTCAATGCAGACAAGGCGGCAAAAACGGCGTCGATTTGGGCGTCGAATAAGCTGAAGTACCGTAATCCGTTACCGGCGTCCACCACACCCGGATTTTCGCGGAACAGAGCGTAGTCCAACGAAATGACGCCGGAGTTTGACTCGTAGGCGAAGAACGGGTACGCATTCACCATAAGGTATGACCCGGTTTGGCGGAGGAAGTCCAGCATGGGTTTGAAAACGGACTCGACTAGTTCTGGTCTGAACGACCCGGCAGAAGATGGATAAGAGTTTTGGAGGGCGCTGAGGGCTATAGGGGAAGAGACTTTGATGGCATTGTTGAGGTTGTGCTTAACTAGAGCGTCGTGGACGTTTGTCATGGCGGGTATGAGGTACCGTGTCGTATTGCGTGTGTCCACGAAAACTTCGTTTCCGACGGCAATGGCTTCGATCTGGGTGGAGGGATGGTAGGCGGCAATGTTTCTCTGGACCCATGCGGCGGCAAAGGACTTACTTCTGGCCGCTGCAAAGAGTTGCTCGTTGGGAAGGTCCACGGTCACCTTGATTCCGGATCCGGATAAGGCCTTGAGAACTGCCGGGTCGGTGTCGAAGACCTTGACCCGCTCTAGACCGTGCGATTTGAGAAGCTCCACCACTTTTGTTGCCGAGGGAAGGTTGTTGGCGATTCGGCCATAGTTTACTCCTACGGAACCGGCATCTGCAAAATGTAGAAACATGCGCATCAAGAAACAAAACACTACTCAGAAAACTGCttaaggtgaaaaaaatgaatgaaaatgtaAAAGGATTTGTTTGCTGGTACAGAAAAACGAAGCACTGAAGCagtgaggaaaaaaagaaagaagagttgCAAAAATTATGCCATGTACAACAAGCCATTTTGAAGGAAATGCTTAAAAAATGGCAAATATAGGGCGCCATTTTTCCAAGCAAGCCATTTCGAAGGAAATGCTACAAAAAACATAGCATtgtttataataatatcttccTGGGAATCAAATGGGAAATAAGAAAGCAGCTAGTTTCAAACCTGAAAATGTGAAGATGGAAACGAGTAAGAGGAAGCAAGGCAAAGCAAGGCGCTCCATGCGGTGCTTCTCAGACAAACAGAGCATAAGAGGGGTTCGTCCGAACGCCGCTGAGAACGCTAGGTTTACTGGGTTAGAGGGAGCGACGGAATGCGGATCTTTTatggaggggagagagagggagagagagagagcattagTTCAGGGAATTGAGCGGATCGAGGTTGTAACGAGGTGGGACCCATTTGTCAGCCCACTGTATGTGGTTGTGTAACATTACATCAGTGTCTATTACATGCACAAATCTGGAGTATCTCGACCGTTGGATTCGAAGCTCCCCGTGAGACCCACATGAATGACGGTGGATATACTAGGAACGTTAGAGTTCGTTCGATCATTGGTGTGAGTACCCACGTGGGGCCCGCACAGAAATCGACCGTTCCGTGCGTACTGTTGCCAACGACACATAAGGGAATAAAAGGGATCTAGAGTGTGTTTGggtgtttaatatttttaatatattttttattttttattatttaatattttattattattattattattttattaatatttacaatatatttcaaCATGGGAAAACCTCATAGCCGGTCGGGTGTAAGACATTTATTTACACTATCCAATAAAATCTTAACAACTATGAGATTTATTTGAGTCGTTTTACGGAAAAGCCACTGAAGAAGTGCACACATTGCACTCACAACGTGGCAGcttcaggttttttttttttttttaaaccaaacaaaacGCACCGTTTTGATTCAATACGGTTTCATTTTTTCATCACTATTCAAAATCAGCCCGTGAAGCACCTTCCTCCCTCGACAGCAAAATCTACTGCATGCAAAAGTCTGTAGCCTTATGTTTGGTTGCcgagaaaacaaagaagaaaataacaaaGATTTGATTGATTCTTCGTTCTTCCTGATTTTATCTCCAGATGCAGAATTAGAATCTTGTgctacaaatattaaaaataaaatctttgcTCGAGAATGGAAAGGCTAACAAGAGAATGATGTATCCTTTTCAACGGGAGTGAGACaaaggggttggggttgggaTGTGCAGAGGGTTTGGGAgttgagagagaaggagagaagAGGAATGGGTTTGAGAGAAGGTAAGAGATGGGTTTCGATGGCTTTGAGGGTTCAGTGCTTCGGGGGGGTGGGATGGATCTCGGGAGGGAGAGAGCGGGGATGGGTTTGAGAGAAGGTGCAGAGATGGGTTTTCGATGGCTTTGAGGGCTCGGGGGGTGCTTCGGGCGGCTTCTTTCGGGGGGGTGGGATGGGTCTCGAGAGGTAGAGAACATGGGTTTGAAAGAAGGTGCAGATATGGTTTCGATGGCTTTGAGGGCTCGGTGGATGCCTTCGGTGGGGTGGGATGGGTCTTGGGAGGGAGAGAACAAGGATGGATTTGAGAGAAGGTGCAGAGCTTGGGGAGAAATTTCTGAACGAGGAGAATGAGGGCTGAGACGGAACAGGGGATGCCTTCGGTTGGGGGGGCATGGGTCTCGGGAGGGAGAGAACAtggatgggcttgagagaaggtgtagaacttaagaaaaaatttctgAACGAGGGGAATGAGGGCTGAGACGGAACGAGAACAAACCGGTTCATTGGTGTTAATAAACCCGGTCTACACGTCATGTGTGCACTGGATGCAGCCAAACAGTGGCTGCTATGTAGATTTATTcgatttatttatcttataataGTTCTTACAGCAGGCTATGATTTCCcttgctctttttattttctactcTAACGCCCCCTCCTGTATCCCAATTCTTCTCTCCCCTTTAgattcttcttcacttttcttctCCCCTCCCgattctcttctttctctcctctcccctttccctctctctcttgtaTTTCCCGTGGTCTCTACTCTTTCTCATGTTGATTGTGCACCTTTCTCTcccactaatatatatataatattagttacTGGGAGTTTCTGTATTTGAGAAGAGCTTTGCTACTTATAAGCTCATACACTACACaccacattattttttatttttttttattttttaaattttatttttaaattttatttagctttattctttttaaaataatagaattctTCTATTAATCATCCATATACTAtacatttgataagaaaaaaaaattaaaaaaataataaaaggagtGGTATGTAGTGTATGAGgcttatgaatagaatttttcatttgagAAATCCCATCATGCCAGCTTCTCTGCAGGAGCTTCCAAACCCCTCACTTGTGCATTGTGCAGTCCATTTTTCCAATTTCACTCATTTAATACCATCACACACTCACTTTGTCTCCCTTCTTTATGCTTCTGCTTCATTTCTATGGTTGTCTTTCAAAAGTAACCGATTTGACAGTAAGTTAAGAGGAGTGGGAAGAACCAGAGGAACCATAACTAGCTATCTATTTTTTAACGATTAACTCTCAAAAGAAGAAAGTCTGATGGATGTCTGGAACAGaattcacataaaaattgataaaGATCACCGGATTTCGTACTTTAACCCCGACGAGGGGAGCAGGTCGTGATGGGGTGAGAGGAGTAGAACATAGTACTTTAttttacagagagagagagagagagagagaggccgaaGCATTGGATAGAAGTGAAAATGAGAATAGAAAAAAATGTGATCAGATACATATAGGCCTATTTTCTCATCCACTGAAACCAATACGTGACAGCACTCCATTCGTTggtgtaaaaattaatatcacaCCCGACCGGCCCCAAGCGTCTCCCTTTCAACATTTTTCAACGTCCAAACCaacctttaaaataaataaaaaacgaaGTGACATGCGTGGGAGGGTGGGATCATCATGATGACCATCGAACTACTATTGACTTGTGTGTTTTTGTAGGGATTGAGTGTGCTGCTGCTTGCTCTTTGaatcttttttatcttttttatttctaagcAAGCTGCATGCTCCTTAGCTGCAAGTCAACAACAGAAATCGAGACACGGTCACAGGGCAATGTGTAGGGTAGGGCACAGGCGTTGAATATTTTCGAATGCCCAGGTGTTTAACTTTAATTATACGTGATTATACGAGA
This is a stretch of genomic DNA from Carya illinoinensis cultivar Pawnee chromosome 3, C.illinoinensisPawnee_v1, whole genome shotgun sequence. It encodes these proteins:
- the LOC122303758 gene encoding glucan endo-1,3-beta-D-glucosidase; translation: MLCLSEKHRMERLALPCFLLLVSIFTFSDAGSVGVNYGRIANNLPSATKVVELLKSHGLERVKVFDTDPAVLKALSGSGIKVTVDLPNEQLFAAARSKSFAAAWVQRNIAAYHPSTQIEAIAVGNEVFVDTRNTTRYLIPAMTNVHDALVKHNLNNAIKVSSPIALSALQNSYPSSAGSFRPELVESVFKPMLDFLRQTGSYLMVNAYPFFAYESNSGVISLDYALFRENPGVVDAGNGLRYFSLFDAQIDAVFAALSALKYDDIKLVVTETGWPSDGDENEIGASMQNAAAYNGNLVRRILTGGGTPLRPKADLTVYLFALFNENQKNGPTSERNYGLFYPDEQKVYDIPFTVEGLKNYHDNRSPIPGKERMTTPPVSGRTGGVSTNSAGNTWCVAKGEVGKEKLQAALDFACGEGGADCRPIQPGSTCYDPNTLNAHASFAFNSYYQRKGRAGGSCYFGGAAYVVTQPPRFGKCEFPTGS